A region from the Nostoc sp. HK-01 genome encodes:
- a CDS encoding FAD dependent oxidoreductase, whose amino-acid sequence MTNDNFVFDAIIIGSGMGGLVTATQLAVKGAKVLVLERYLIPGGSAGYFENHGYRFDVGASMIFGLGKNGTTNLLTRALDAVNVDLKTIPDPVQIHYHLPDKLDIKVDRDYEKFLQNLTAYFPQEARGIRRFYNECWQVFNCLNSMDLLSLEEPRYLMRMFFQHPLACLGLLKYLPKNVGDVARRYIKDPLLLKFIDMECYCWSVVPANMTPMINAGMVFSDRHYGGVNYPQGGVGIIAQKLVEGLKKVGGQIQYQARVKKIIIEKGCAVGVELANGQIYRGKRIVSNATRWDTFGKLIPVDKIPNNEKIWQQSYEKSPSFLSLHIGVKSSILPNDTECHHILLEDWAKMTTAEGTIFVSIPTLLDPDLAPEGHHIIHAFTPHWIDGWLGLSANRYEAKKEAAAWRIIERLENIFPGLDAGLDYLAVGTPRTHRRFLGREDGTYGPIPRRKLWGLLGMPFNRTAIQGLYCVGDSTFPGQGLNAVAFSGFACAHRIAVDLGIG is encoded by the coding sequence ATGACAAATGACAATTTTGTGTTTGACGCAATTATCATTGGTTCGGGAATGGGGGGTTTGGTAACAGCCACTCAACTAGCAGTCAAAGGCGCTAAAGTCTTGGTGCTAGAACGTTATCTAATTCCCGGTGGTAGTGCGGGCTATTTTGAAAATCACGGTTATCGCTTTGATGTCGGAGCTTCAATGATTTTCGGCTTGGGGAAAAACGGCACAACTAACTTGTTAACTCGCGCCCTGGATGCTGTAAATGTTGATCTAAAAACAATACCCGACCCAGTACAGATTCATTATCATCTTCCTGATAAATTAGACATTAAAGTTGACCGGGATTATGAGAAATTTTTGCAAAATCTTACTGCTTACTTTCCTCAAGAAGCAAGAGGCATTCGGCGCTTTTATAACGAATGTTGGCAAGTTTTTAATTGCCTGAACAGTATGGATTTATTGTCGCTAGAAGAACCTCGGTATCTCATGCGGATGTTTTTCCAGCATCCTTTAGCGTGTCTTGGTTTACTTAAGTATCTACCAAAAAATGTCGGAGATGTAGCGCGACGTTATATTAAAGACCCCCTATTATTAAAATTTATTGATATGGAATGTTATTGCTGGTCAGTAGTACCAGCGAACATGACACCAATGATTAATGCAGGTATGGTCTTTTCTGATAGACATTATGGTGGTGTCAATTATCCTCAAGGCGGAGTAGGAATAATTGCTCAAAAACTAGTAGAGGGTTTAAAAAAAGTTGGCGGTCAGATTCAGTATCAAGCTAGAGTCAAAAAAATTATTATAGAAAAGGGATGTGCTGTCGGCGTAGAACTAGCTAACGGTCAAATTTATCGAGGTAAACGCATAGTTTCTAACGCTACACGCTGGGATACCTTTGGTAAATTAATTCCTGTAGATAAAATACCCAATAATGAGAAAATATGGCAACAAAGTTATGAAAAATCACCCAGTTTTTTGAGTTTACATATAGGTGTCAAAAGTTCAATTTTACCCAATGACACAGAATGCCATCATATTCTGTTAGAAGATTGGGCGAAAATGACAACAGCAGAAGGCACAATTTTTGTTTCAATTCCCACATTACTTGACCCAGATTTAGCACCAGAGGGACATCATATCATTCATGCCTTTACACCTCACTGGATTGATGGTTGGCTAGGTCTGTCGGCAAATAGATATGAAGCGAAGAAAGAAGCCGCAGCTTGGCGAATTATTGAGCGACTAGAAAATATTTTTCCTGGGTTAGATGCAGGGTTAGATTACCTAGCCGTAGGCACACCCCGCACTCATCGTCGTTTCTTAGGACGAGAAGATGGCACTTATGGGCCAATTCCCCGACGTAAATTGTGGGGATTGTTAGGAATGCCATTTAATCGCACAGCTATTCAGGGACTTTATTGTGTTGGTGATAGCACTTTTCCTGGTCAAGGGTTGAATGCTGTTGCCTTTTCTGGTTTTGCTTGCGCTCATCGCATCGCTGTAGATTTGGGAATTGGTTAA
- a CDS encoding uracil phosphoribosyltransferase, with protein MTVQLRVYVPPHPLIKHWLAVARDAATPSVLFRSAITELGRWLTYEAAREWLPTIEATVQSPLDSCPATFINPEVPVAVVPILRAGLGLLEGAQTLLPLASIYHLGLVRDEETLEARCYLNKLPEKFDPQTRVLITDPMLATGGSIMRAMAELTQRGIDPALTRIVSVVAAPPALQKLSAAYPSLIIYTATIDETVNDRGFIVPGLGDAGDRIFGT; from the coding sequence ATGACGGTACAACTGCGTGTTTACGTTCCTCCCCATCCCTTAATTAAGCACTGGTTGGCAGTTGCCCGTGATGCTGCTACACCTTCAGTATTATTTCGTAGTGCGATAACTGAGTTAGGTAGATGGCTAACTTACGAAGCGGCGCGAGAGTGGCTACCGACGATAGAGGCGACGGTGCAAAGTCCTTTAGACTCTTGTCCAGCAACTTTTATTAATCCAGAAGTGCCTGTGGCTGTGGTGCCGATTCTACGGGCGGGATTAGGATTATTAGAAGGCGCACAAACTTTGCTACCTTTGGCTTCGATTTATCATTTAGGCTTAGTGCGGGATGAAGAGACGCTGGAAGCTCGATGTTACTTGAACAAATTGCCAGAAAAATTTGATCCACAAACAAGAGTGTTAATCACAGACCCGATGTTAGCAACAGGTGGCTCGATTATGAGGGCAATGGCAGAATTAACACAACGGGGGATTGATCCGGCGTTGACGCGAATTGTCAGTGTAGTAGCGGCTCCACCAGCATTGCAGAAACTGAGTGCGGCTTATCCAAGTTTAATAATTTACACTGCAACTATTGATGAAACAGTGAACGATCGCGGTTTTATTGTCCCGGGATTAGGAGATGCTGGCGATCGCATTTTTGGTACTTAA